In the Populus trichocarpa isolate Nisqually-1 chromosome 1, P.trichocarpa_v4.1, whole genome shotgun sequence genome, one interval contains:
- the LOC18096040 gene encoding probable amino acid permease 7 isoform X3 — MAVQHPLEPANGCCDDDGHSLRTGTLWSCVAHIITAVISSGVLSLAWSTAQLGWIAGPVSFLCFAIVTYVSAFLLSNCYRSPDPVTGTRNYSYMHAVRVYLGKTQTWVCGLLQYLSLYGTGVACVITTSTSMRAIQRSNCYHREGHKASCEYGDTIYMLLFGAVQIVMSQIPDFHNMGWLSVIAAIMSFTYSFIGFGLGVAKVIENGRIKGSITGVSAATTVNKLWLAFEALGDIAFAYPYSIILLEIQDTLKSPPPENKTMKKASMISIFITTFFYLCCGCFGYAAFGNDTPGNLLTGFGFFEPYWLIDLANACVVLHLVGGYQIYSQPVFAFIESWFSRKFPSSGFVNNFHTFKLPLFPPLHINLFRLCFRTAYVASTTAIAMVFPYFNQVLGVLGALNFWPLAIYFPVEMYFVQKKIGAWTRKWIVLRTFSFFCLLVTIVGLIGSIEGIISAKLG, encoded by the exons ATGGCAGTCCAACATCCTCTTGAACCGGCAAATGGTTGCTGTGATGATGACGGGCATTCATTAAGAACTG GAACCTTATGGAGTTGCGTTGCACATATTATTACCGCTGTTATCAGCTCTGGAGTCCTGTCCTTGGCTTGGAGTACAGCACAGCTAGGTTGGATAGCAGGGCCAGTGTCCTTTCTTTGCTTTGCGATTGTCACCTACGTTTCTGCATTCCTCCTTTCCAATTGCTATAGGTCCCCTGACCCAGTAACCGGAACACGAAACTACTCTTACATGCATGCTGTTAGAGTATATCTTG GTAAAACACAGACATGGGTTTGTGGTTTGCTTCAATATCTGAGCTTGTATGGGACTGGTGTTGCTTGTGTTATTACTACTTCAACTAGCATGAG agcAATTCAAAGATCAAATTGTTACCATAGAGAAGGGCATAAAGCTTCATGTGAATATGGTGATACCATCTACATGTTGCTATTCGGAGCTGTTCAGATAGTAATGTCACAGATACCAGATTTTCATAACATGGGGTGGCTCTCTGTAATTGCAGCAATCATGTCCTTTACCTACTCTTTTATCGGATTTGGACTTGGTGTTGCAAAAGTAATAG AAAATGGGAGGATTAAGGGGAGCATTACTGGAGTCTCAGCTGCCACTACTGTCAATAAGTTATGGCTAGCCTTCGAAGCACTAGGGGACATTGCTTTTGCCTATCCATACTCGATCATTCTGCTTGAGATACAG GATACTTTGAAGTCACCTCCACCAGAGAACAAGACCATGAAGAAGGCCTCGATGATTTCAATATTTATCACAACTTTCTTTTACCTATGTTGTGGATGCTTTGGATATGCAGCCTTCGGCAATGATACACCTGGAAATCTCTTGACAGGGTTTGGGTTCTTCGAGCCCTATTGGCTCATCGATTTGGCAAATGCTTGCGTTGTTCTTCATTTGGTAGGAGGATATCAG ATATATAGTCAGCCTGTGTTTGCATTTATTGAAAGCTGGTTCAGTAGGAAATTTCCAAGTAGTGGTTTTGTGAATAACTTTCACACCTTCAAACTTCCATTATTTCCTCCTCTTCATATCAATCTTTTCCGGCTATGTTTCCGAACTGCATATGTTGCGTCAACCACTGCCATTGCAATGGTCTTCCCATACTTCAACCAAGTTTTGGGAGTGCTAGGAGCCCTGAACTTTTGGCCTCTGGCTATATATTTTCCCGTGGAAATGTACTTCGTGCAGAAGAAAATAGGTGCTTGGACAAGAAAATGGATTGTTCTTAGAACATTTAGCTTTTTTTGCTTGCTTGTAACAATAGTGGGCTTAATTGGGTCAATTGAGGGAATTATAAGTGCTAAACTTGGCTGA
- the LOC7457662 gene encoding berberine bridge enzyme-like 8, translating into MGTLISSILRIFLFYISMETLDPIQETFLQCLSTHSLTSTPISEVTYFPNNPNYLSVLNSYIRNLVFTSPTTPKPLFIVTPTHVSHIRASIICSKIHGLEVRIRSGGHDYDGLSYVSTVPFIMVDLFNMRSVSVDIEDESAWVESGATLGEVYYRIAEKSKIYGYPAGVCPTVGVGGHLSGGGYGNLMRKHGLSVDNIVDAVLVDANGNVLDREAMGEDLFWAIRGGGGASFGIIVSWKIKLVRVPEVVTVFRVERTLEEGASDIVYQWQHVADKIDEDLFIRVVLNPVTRKGQVTIKAKFNALFLGNAQRLVSLMDEQFPGLGLLSTDCKEMSWIESVLFWSNYQIGTSTDVLLERHSTKEKYLKRKSDYVQEPISKTDLEGIWKKMIQLRKPVLTFNPYGGKMSEISELDTPFPHRAGNIYKIQYAASWKEEGAEAVDHNLDLIRKLYDYMTPFVSKSPRCSYLNYRDIDLGINEIGNASYEQASGWGTKYFKGNFDRLVQVKTTVDPGNFFRYEQSIPSLEASSSKNRMSE; encoded by the coding sequence ATGGGAACTCTAATCTCTTCAATACTCAGAATATTTCTGTTCTATATCTCAATGGAAACTCTAGATCCAATCCAAGAAACCTTTCTCCAATGCCTGTCCACTCATTCTTTAACCTCCACACCAATCTCCGAAGTCACATATTTCCCCAACAATCCTAACTACTTGTCAGTTTTGAATTCTTACATCAGAAACCTTGTATTCACATCTCCTACAACACCAAAACCCTTGTTCATTGTAACCCCCACTCATGTTTCTCACATCCGGGCATCAATCATTTGTTCCAAGATTCATGGTCTTGAAGTCAGAATCCGCAGTGGAGGCCATGATTATGATGGCCTTTCTTATGTGTCAACTGTACCGTTTATCATGGTTGACTTGTTCAATATGAGGTCTGTTAGTGTTGACATAGAAGATGAGAGCGCTTGGGTAGAGTCAGGTGCTACACTAGGGGAAGTTTATTATAGAATTGCTGAAAAGAGCAAGATTTACGGCTACCCTGCTGGAGTTTGTCCAACAGTTGGTGTTGGAGGCCATTTAAGTGGAGGTGGATATGGTAACTTGATGAGGAAACATGGTTTGTCCGTTGATAATATTGTTGATGCAGTACTGGTTGATGCTAATGGTAATGTTTTGGATAGAGAAGCAATGGGGGAGGATCTTTTCTGGGCTATTAGAGGAGGAGGTGGAGCTAGTTTTGGAATCATTGTTTCATGGAAAATTAAGCTAGTTCGAGTCCCTGAAGTTGTCACTGTTTTTAGAGTTGAAAGGACATTGGAAGAAGGTGCATCAGATATTGTGTATCAATGGCAGCATGTTGCTGATAAAATCGATGAAGATCTCTTTATAAGGGTGGTCCTGAACCCAGTTACTAGGAAGGGGCAAGTGACAATCAAGGCCAAATTCAATGCTTTGTTTCTTGGAAATGCACAACGACTTGTTTCTCTGATGGATGAGCAGTTTCCTGGATTGGGATTATTGTCCACGGACTGCAAAGAAATGAGCTGGATTGAGTCGGTGCTGTTTTGGTCCAATTATCAAATTGGTACATCTACAGATGTTTTGCTTGAGAGACattcaacaaaagagaagtaCTTGAAGAGGAAATCTGACTATGTGCAAGAGCCTATTTCGAAGACTGATCTTGAAGGAATATGGAAGAAAATGATCCAATTGCGAAAGCCGGTATTGACATTCAATCCTTATGGAGGAAAAATGAGTGAAATTTCAGAACTTGACACTCCATTTCCACATAGAGCAGGGAACATTTACAAAATCCAGTATGCAGCAAGTTGGAAAGAAGAAGGTGCTGAAGCTGTGGATCACAATTTGGATCTTATCAGAAAGCTTTACGATTACATGACTCCTTTTGTGTCAAAATCACCTAGATGTTCATATCTAAATTATAGAGATATTGATCTGGGTATCAATGAAATTGGCAATGCTAGTTATGAGCAAGCTAGTGGTTGGGGTACCAAGTATTTCAAAGGCAATTTTGACAGGTTGGTGCAAGTTAAGACCACGGTGGATCCTGGTAATTTCTTTAGGTATGAACAAAGCATCCCATCCCTTGAAGCTTCTTCTTCGAAGAATAGAATGTCGGAGTGA